The following coding sequences lie in one Nitrospirota bacterium genomic window:
- a CDS encoding long-chain fatty acid--CoA ligase, translated as MEVKTVPDLFWWRVKQTPQKLAYRYVKNGQTMEATWEEYGRLVRRFANGLLALGIKKGDRVAILGETQPEWTIADLAAFSCGASGVGIYQTNTAKQSEYILEHSEAKVCVLDSKIQAQKVVQALPRLKNLKTVISWGEAVGEGILAFEDILKKGDAYEKEHPGELDGRLREIRPEDLAILIYTSGTTGPPKGAMLSHGNCIFELKSLEKLIPSTIGDITVSFLPMSHVAEHLIGFMGRINTGMAAAYAPSLEKVLETVHATQPTVFGSVPRIFEKAYAKILAQVEQASPGKKKIFNWAKNVGLERSRCIQKKEPVPIGLSLKAAIADRLVFSKIRAAFGGRVKYFVSGAAPISTEILEFFHAAGLFVAEVYGLTECAAIGTANTLTDYKFGTVGRAIPGCDVKIAPDGEILMRGPNVFMGYFKEEKATAEAIDKDGWLHSGDIGVIDADGFVKITDRKKNLIVTAGGKNIAPSNIETLIKNQCPLISQVVAIGDRRPFLIGLVTLNPEELRAYAKDKNLGEGTDGTIARHPAVQKLVADAIEKANQELARYEQVKKFTVLENDFTIEGGEITPTLKVKRKVVEEKYREMIEGLYNA; from the coding sequence ATGGAAGTCAAAACCGTTCCGGATTTGTTTTGGTGGAGGGTGAAGCAAACCCCCCAGAAGCTGGCCTATCGCTACGTCAAGAACGGCCAAACGATGGAAGCAACTTGGGAAGAGTACGGACGGCTCGTGCGCCGGTTCGCCAACGGCCTGCTGGCCCTCGGCATCAAGAAAGGCGATCGGGTCGCCATCCTGGGAGAAACCCAGCCGGAATGGACGATCGCCGACCTCGCGGCCTTCTCGTGCGGCGCGTCAGGCGTCGGCATCTATCAAACGAACACGGCCAAGCAGTCGGAGTACATCCTCGAACATTCCGAAGCAAAGGTGTGCGTGCTCGACTCGAAGATACAGGCCCAAAAGGTGGTTCAGGCCCTACCTCGTCTCAAAAATCTCAAGACCGTCATTTCATGGGGAGAAGCGGTAGGAGAAGGCATCCTGGCCTTCGAGGACATCCTCAAAAAGGGCGACGCCTACGAGAAGGAGCATCCCGGCGAGTTGGACGGCCGGTTGCGGGAGATCAGGCCCGAAGATCTGGCCATTCTCATCTACACCTCCGGCACCACCGGTCCGCCGAAAGGCGCGATGCTCTCCCATGGCAACTGCATCTTCGAACTCAAGTCGCTCGAGAAACTCATTCCGTCCACCATCGGGGACATCACCGTGTCCTTCCTGCCGATGTCACACGTAGCCGAGCATTTGATTGGATTTATGGGACGAATTAATACCGGCATGGCAGCAGCTTATGCCCCATCTCTTGAGAAAGTGCTTGAGACTGTTCACGCGACGCAGCCGACCGTCTTCGGAAGCGTCCCGCGAATTTTTGAAAAGGCCTACGCGAAGATTCTGGCCCAGGTGGAGCAGGCCTCGCCCGGAAAGAAGAAGATTTTCAACTGGGCGAAAAACGTTGGCCTCGAGCGGAGTCGTTGCATCCAGAAAAAGGAGCCGGTGCCAATCGGACTCTCGCTCAAGGCGGCCATCGCCGACCGTCTGGTCTTTTCCAAGATCCGGGCGGCCTTCGGAGGGCGGGTGAAGTATTTCGTGTCCGGGGCAGCGCCGATCTCCACGGAAATCCTCGAATTCTTCCATGCCGCCGGCTTGTTCGTAGCGGAAGTCTATGGCTTGACCGAGTGTGCGGCCATCGGCACGGCCAACACGTTGACCGACTACAAATTCGGTACGGTGGGAAGGGCGATTCCGGGATGCGATGTGAAGATCGCTCCCGATGGCGAAATCCTGATGCGCGGACCGAATGTGTTCATGGGATATTTCAAGGAAGAAAAAGCCACGGCCGAGGCCATCGACAAGGATGGGTGGCTCCACTCCGGAGATATCGGCGTGATCGACGCGGACGGCTTCGTGAAGATCACCGACCGGAAGAAAAATCTCATCGTCACGGCGGGCGGCAAGAATATAGCGCCTTCAAACATCGAAACACTGATCAAAAATCAGTGCCCCCTCATCAGCCAGGTGGTGGCCATCGGCGACCGCCGGCCCTTCCTCATCGGCCTGGTAACGCTCAATCCGGAAGAACTGCGGGCCTACGCGAAGGACAAGAATCTGGGGGAGGGAACGGATGGGACCATCGCCAGGCACCCCGCCGTGCAGAAACTCGTTGCCGACGCCATCGAGAAAGCGAACCAGGAACTGGCCCGCTACGAGCAGGTCAAGAAATTCACCGTCCTGGAAAACGATTTCACGATCGAGGGCGGCGAAATCACCCCCACGCTGAAGGTCAAGCGAAAGGTCGTGGAGGAAAAGTACCGCGAGATGATCGAAGGTCTCTACAACGCCTGA
- a CDS encoding helix-turn-helix transcriptional regulator: protein MAVRRQRITRENSGDSEFARRTSLKLREMRERLRVSISDLSRKSGIAVSTLYKIENNKMVPTIVTLHRVARALGCNVATLFSVDGADGEVEFAGNHNVRPFVSETGFSGRMVAGGIPDGRIFSAVMTLERDGRSGKKHLSHNGEELVVCLKGKVELTVGSRKFVLQKGDALHYKATLDHGFRNVAPSRSEIVYVLTPPPTFFDRAWEGLVPSA, encoded by the coding sequence ATGGCCGTACGAAGACAGCGCATCACGCGCGAGAATAGTGGCGACTCGGAATTCGCCCGCCGCACCAGTCTCAAACTCCGCGAGATGCGTGAGCGTCTCCGTGTATCCATCAGCGATCTGTCGCGCAAATCCGGGATCGCCGTTTCCACGCTCTACAAGATCGAAAACAATAAGATGGTTCCCACGATCGTCACGCTTCACCGCGTCGCGCGCGCGCTGGGATGTAACGTGGCCACGTTGTTTTCTGTGGATGGAGCCGATGGAGAGGTGGAATTCGCGGGGAACCACAACGTCCGACCGTTCGTTTCCGAGACGGGTTTCAGCGGGCGAATGGTGGCGGGCGGGATACCGGACGGCCGGATTTTCTCGGCGGTGATGACCCTCGAGCGGGACGGCCGGAGCGGCAAGAAACACCTTTCCCACAACGGCGAGGAACTCGTTGTCTGCCTCAAGGGCAAAGTCGAGCTCACGGTGGGCAGCCGGAAATTCGTGCTCCAGAAGGGCGATGCACTGCATTACAAAGCCACTCTGGACCACGGCTTTCGGAACGTGGCCCCATCGAGGAGCGAGATTGTGTACGTGCTGACGCCCCCACCCACCTTTTTCGACCGGGCGTGGGAGGGACTGGTTCCCTCGGCATGA
- a CDS encoding PQQ-binding-like beta-propeller repeat protein: MPGSNTFRVIRAAGSLAAAAVLLASCYATRDIPFVRSGDPRPYFRFLWRYPEHNPTREEWDGRIAPFETSDAVLANGRLFVTFAQHPALACLDSESGRELWSNTQSAIEGSVAAADGRVYAATVDGAVLALEASTGVELWRYVDREEFTTSPVVGGNRIFVVSSDDTVIALSSETGAPLWRYEPGYTADLAYRRTAPVSIDGARVYFTTADGVWVMLDAENGKPLDTVRLSDKLEKLSDLNLRPVFFRGLTILNTREGLYVHETENGDWKKWLDLAGTEAPLVIDDDIYLTSRAGHVVRMDMPHREIRWDTKLSEAYLTAPVLMGRLFLAAGSWNGGLYLLHKNSGEVMDRFMAQVPITSTPVVSGRKVFVRTHAGTIHALEFQPPL; encoded by the coding sequence ATGCCTGGATCAAACACATTCAGGGTGATACGGGCGGCCGGTAGCCTGGCGGCGGCCGCCGTCCTCCTCGCTTCCTGCTACGCCACGCGAGACATCCCCTTCGTTCGCTCCGGAGATCCGCGACCGTACTTCCGTTTTCTCTGGCGGTACCCCGAACACAATCCCACGCGCGAGGAATGGGACGGGCGCATTGCTCCCTTCGAGACCTCCGACGCCGTATTGGCGAACGGGCGTCTCTTCGTCACGTTCGCCCAGCATCCCGCGCTGGCCTGCCTCGACTCTGAATCGGGGCGCGAGTTGTGGTCCAATACCCAGTCGGCCATCGAGGGTTCGGTGGCCGCGGCGGACGGGCGGGTGTATGCCGCCACGGTCGACGGGGCCGTGCTCGCCCTGGAGGCCTCCACGGGAGTCGAGCTCTGGCGCTACGTCGATCGGGAAGAATTCACAACCTCCCCGGTCGTTGGAGGAAATCGGATCTTCGTGGTGAGCTCCGATGATACGGTGATCGCGCTGTCCAGCGAAACCGGCGCTCCTCTCTGGCGGTACGAGCCGGGCTACACGGCGGATCTCGCGTACCGGCGTACGGCTCCCGTCTCGATCGACGGCGCCCGGGTGTATTTCACCACGGCGGACGGTGTTTGGGTGATGCTGGATGCAGAGAACGGAAAACCCCTGGATACGGTGCGTCTCAGCGACAAGCTGGAAAAGCTGAGCGACCTGAATCTTCGTCCGGTGTTCTTCCGCGGCTTAACCATCCTCAATACCCGCGAAGGCCTCTACGTCCACGAAACCGAAAACGGCGATTGGAAGAAGTGGCTCGATCTCGCCGGAACCGAAGCGCCGCTGGTGATCGACGACGACATCTACTTGACCTCCCGCGCCGGTCACGTCGTCCGAATGGACATGCCCCATCGGGAGATCCGGTGGGACACCAAGCTGTCCGAGGCCTACCTCACCGCACCGGTCCTCATGGGACGCCTCTTCCTGGCGGCGGGATCCTGGAACGGCGGCTTGTACCTTCTCCACAAGAATTCGGGGGAGGTGATGGATCGCTTCATGGCCCAGGTTCCGATCACTTCCACACCGGTCGTGTCCGGGCGAAAGGTCTTCGTGCGTACACACGCCGGCACGATCCACGCCCTCGAATTCCAGCCGCCGCTCTGA
- the der gene encoding ribosome biogenesis GTPase Der — MTLPTVAIVGRVNVGKSTLFNAILGYERSVADPTPGVTRDRVGETVQIRGVTYRIEDTGGLEPGRREGIQEAVNRQAEAAIENADYVVLVVDQTTGCHPLDEENARTIRKKGKPFCVAVNKMDVGGQHLPEAVALSDFHRLAAEKAFPIAAVHRRGIGPLMDFVRSRIRASKASRSREQLEDLTPIPPMPPTPEADQEPTPAQAVTPPIHVAIVGRPNAGKSTLLNTLLGEARMMTDPQAGTTRDVVDADLVREGRRYVFTDSAGIRRRARVGTRLEEKSVGQALRSIDHSDVSLLVMDVREPGAVQDVRLGYHALKQGKGLVLILTQCDRVTSEDSEKAAWAVRSRFPHLNFCPILKLSGLTGVGTQQILPLTDRLDEQLARHVPDEVAQESLKKALAAYQPPRVGGRGYSIRTIRQTGSRPPAFTLTVHPLRRVPDHYQTFLLHHFQRDFRLHEVPIRLHFRPWIGRHPKS; from the coding sequence ATGACCCTCCCGACGGTGGCCATCGTCGGGAGAGTCAACGTCGGCAAGTCGACTCTATTCAACGCGATCCTCGGCTACGAGAGGTCTGTTGCGGATCCGACACCCGGCGTGACGCGGGATCGCGTGGGCGAAACAGTTCAAATCCGGGGCGTCACCTACCGAATTGAAGATACCGGCGGGCTGGAGCCGGGTCGGCGCGAGGGGATTCAAGAAGCCGTCAACCGACAGGCTGAGGCGGCGATTGAGAATGCAGATTATGTCGTGCTGGTGGTCGACCAGACAACCGGGTGCCATCCGCTGGATGAGGAAAACGCGCGCACGATCCGAAAGAAGGGGAAACCGTTTTGCGTGGCGGTGAACAAGATGGACGTGGGCGGCCAGCACCTTCCTGAAGCCGTGGCCCTGTCCGATTTCCACCGGCTTGCCGCTGAGAAGGCGTTCCCCATCGCCGCCGTTCATCGTCGCGGTATCGGGCCGCTGATGGACTTCGTTCGATCGCGCATTCGCGCATCGAAAGCCTCCAGGAGTAGGGAACAACTGGAAGACTTGACCCCCATACCGCCCATGCCGCCCACTCCGGAGGCGGATCAGGAGCCGACCCCGGCTCAGGCCGTCACCCCTCCCATCCACGTGGCCATCGTCGGTCGCCCCAACGCCGGAAAATCCACTCTCCTCAATACCCTTCTGGGCGAGGCGAGAATGATGACCGACCCTCAGGCCGGAACGACACGCGACGTGGTGGATGCAGATCTCGTCCGCGAGGGCCGGCGTTATGTGTTCACCGATTCGGCCGGCATTCGCCGCCGCGCCCGGGTAGGAACGCGGCTCGAAGAAAAGTCCGTCGGTCAGGCGCTTCGATCCATCGATCACTCGGACGTATCGCTGCTGGTGATGGATGTCCGCGAGCCGGGCGCCGTTCAGGATGTACGTCTTGGATACCACGCGCTCAAGCAGGGGAAGGGCTTGGTCCTCATTCTCACCCAATGCGACCGCGTGACAAGCGAGGATTCCGAAAAGGCCGCATGGGCCGTGCGTTCCCGGTTTCCGCATCTCAACTTCTGCCCCATCCTGAAGTTGTCGGGGTTGACGGGCGTCGGCACACAGCAGATTCTCCCGCTCACGGATCGGCTGGACGAGCAGCTCGCCCGCCATGTTCCCGATGAAGTCGCGCAGGAAAGCCTCAAGAAGGCGCTCGCGGCGTACCAGCCGCCGAGGGTGGGAGGACGTGGATATTCGATCCGGACCATCCGTCAAACGGGGAGTCGTCCCCCGGCGTTTACACTCACGGTTCACCCGCTCCGACGCGTGCCGGACCACTATCAGACTTTTCTCCTCCACCACTTTCAGAGGGATTTTCGTTTACACGAAGTCCCGATTCGCCTACACTTCCGGCCATGGATCGGCCGGCACCCGAAGAGTTAG
- a CDS encoding PaaI family thioesterase, which produces MEDFSSQYNAEHAERLRQAVRLSPFFNHMGIRVDEIGPGTITCSMEVGEHLWGGPGTVHGGAVASLVDSALALCVFPLTTGRDARSLEYKINYMGKVEKGRCVAVARVESLRQQVAVVHIVVTNEDRTVALAQGTVFIRDEKAKRYSDQVPSDRGA; this is translated from the coding sequence ATGGAGGACTTCAGCAGCCAATACAACGCCGAACATGCAGAGAGACTGCGCCAGGCGGTCCGGCTCTCTCCCTTCTTCAACCACATGGGCATTCGGGTGGATGAGATCGGGCCGGGTACGATCACGTGCAGCATGGAAGTGGGCGAGCATCTGTGGGGTGGCCCGGGCACAGTCCACGGCGGTGCCGTGGCCAGCCTGGTCGACTCGGCCCTCGCGCTCTGTGTCTTTCCCCTGACCACGGGCCGCGATGCCCGTTCACTCGAGTACAAAATCAACTACATGGGCAAGGTGGAGAAAGGGCGCTGCGTGGCCGTGGCGCGCGTCGAATCGCTTCGGCAACAAGTGGCGGTGGTGCACATCGTGGTGACCAACGAGGACCGCACCGTCGCCCTCGCGCAGGGCACCGTATTCATCCGCGATGAAAAAGCGAAACGATACAGCGATCAGGTGCCGAGTGACCGTGGGGCCTAG
- a CDS encoding metallophosphoesterase family protein codes for MKKLVGAATLTILFIGSTAAQAAITKGPYLTNLSPYSVTVNWESDAPTKGIVNYGTNVVFLDKQADESASATNHHVTVTGLDPSTFYYYKVISGSVESGGSSSYFTTSILSCQPFRFAVYGDTRGATQWDDPFTQHAKIIKMIDEKIGPDFIIGTGDYVYVGGDNTQWQYWFDTTKNYLNHNVLFPAIGNHDANDSNGTNWKRFWLLPQGPDTAYNTYYAFTYGNTRFVVYDDYKDATPGSAQYKWIESELTAAKADSNIQHVFLANHETFEGVTWHGPNDNNQNNIEPLAEKYGIDATLSGHEHSYQRAYKNGVYHLLTGGGGAPLDGLVNLGFNCKLQVRQNSSLQTMNSCTHHAMQFDVNGSHIDIKTLSIDGSTVLDSFTIDKGADKNPACVPPGGGGGGGGGEGGGGGGGGGCTAVPFGSSAAADLGLAFAALALIGLRRARR; via the coding sequence ATGAAGAAGCTCGTCGGCGCAGCTACGCTCACCATTCTGTTCATCGGTTCCACGGCCGCCCAGGCCGCCATCACAAAGGGTCCGTACCTCACCAATCTTTCGCCGTACTCCGTAACCGTCAACTGGGAAAGCGACGCCCCCACGAAAGGCATCGTCAATTACGGCACGAACGTCGTCTTTCTGGACAAGCAAGCCGATGAGAGCGCCTCAGCCACGAATCACCACGTTACGGTTACCGGCCTCGATCCCAGCACGTTCTACTACTACAAAGTCATTTCCGGCTCCGTTGAATCCGGCGGCTCCAGTTCCTATTTCACAACCTCGATTCTTTCCTGCCAGCCCTTCCGATTCGCGGTGTACGGCGATACCCGCGGCGCCACGCAGTGGGACGACCCCTTCACCCAGCACGCGAAAATCATCAAAATGATCGACGAAAAAATCGGCCCGGACTTCATCATCGGAACGGGCGACTACGTTTACGTGGGCGGCGATAACACCCAGTGGCAGTACTGGTTCGATACGACGAAGAACTATCTCAATCACAACGTCCTTTTCCCCGCCATCGGGAATCACGATGCGAACGACAGCAACGGTACCAACTGGAAACGGTTCTGGCTTCTCCCCCAGGGGCCGGACACAGCCTACAATACGTACTACGCCTTCACTTACGGGAATACGCGCTTCGTCGTCTATGACGACTACAAAGATGCTACTCCCGGCTCGGCCCAATACAAATGGATCGAATCGGAGCTGACCGCCGCGAAGGCCGACTCGAACATCCAACACGTCTTCCTCGCCAACCACGAAACCTTCGAAGGCGTGACTTGGCACGGTCCGAACGACAACAACCAGAACAACATCGAGCCCCTCGCCGAGAAATACGGTATCGATGCCACGCTCTCCGGGCACGAACACTCCTATCAGCGGGCGTACAAGAACGGCGTCTACCACCTGCTCACGGGCGGGGGCGGCGCGCCGCTCGATGGATTGGTAAATCTAGGCTTTAACTGTAAGCTGCAAGTCCGCCAGAATTCATCACTTCAGACCATGAACTCCTGCACCCATCATGCAATGCAGTTCGACGTGAACGGATCGCACATCGACATCAAGACCTTGTCGATCGACGGCTCGACCGTCCTCGATTCGTTCACCATCGACAAGGGGGCCGACAAGAACCCGGCCTGCGTTCCGCCCGGCGGCGGCGGAGGGGGAGGCGGGGGCGAGGGCGGCGGTGGAGGAGGGGGCGGCGGCTGCACGGCCGTGCCTTTCGGATCGTCCGCAGCGGCAGATCTCGGCCTGGCATTCGCGGCGCTCGCTCTGATCGGTCTTCGCCGCGCGCGCCGGTAA
- a CDS encoding OmpA family protein: MGIPVLFLFLLGLGRPGVAGEASGATQNGVSGLARTSSGSRLPAGASLLKIESGYFTAKNFMLEGYDHRSIDWTLSYTRSGSAYSMFERFEFGLAVEGRSDVIRPPEDAKRSNGYFGDTTIAVKGALLRGSRLDFSLLASATTSAPAQQGRTGISSISPTVLAAGSVDLSPIHFHLNLGTYWDRSAKSLDRDIRTLTRPFRFAQGSYVESSWLMGVGAEARFKPISAFVDLFTFQDFDGKSLGSSFADDTSDRLARERIGFAENPIWLTPGVRVPLASRWQVEAAADLGFLSGDFPGPEDQEILPPWRAIVALAYFTGMPEAAARSRVAADGRGGEVRGAVVDAATGEAIEGAAVFVSGDPDARVTIPGGHFEAGPLSPGKHSLKAEYDGYEPAEKTVEVSEGQKLQITLALEKPKTKPVEVAAVQEIAPEPVKSEPEPAEEAAQNPPVEIARLEPRPSESAGNSIFLTEKIPFKFDRAAIDPSYYSVLDELARQLAEHPDVILRVVGHTDETGSSGLNKWVSLQRAVAIVDYLASKGVDRKRLVPVAMGHRRPIAPNTDRVSRMQNRRADFDPFTPAPWHVEFGYDQVSLPEGAAAVLDDIVNALNAKPEFNVNITGHSDSLGTVRSNMRVSMTRAKAAANGLSKRGVPESRMKVTGMGDLEPVSSNADAAGRSLNRRVDFHLYQPQPTLDKITTN; encoded by the coding sequence ATGGGCATTCCAGTTCTATTCCTATTCCTATTGGGCCTCGGCCGCCCGGGCGTTGCCGGGGAAGCCTCCGGCGCCACCCAGAACGGCGTGTCTGGACTTGCGCGTACATCATCCGGTTCACGGCTTCCGGCGGGCGCAAGCCTCCTGAAAATCGAATCCGGCTACTTCACGGCCAAAAACTTCATGCTGGAAGGCTACGATCACCGATCGATCGACTGGACCCTTTCCTATACCCGATCCGGATCCGCCTATTCCATGTTCGAACGATTCGAATTCGGCCTCGCCGTCGAAGGGAGATCCGACGTCATTCGGCCGCCGGAAGACGCAAAGCGAAGCAACGGTTATTTCGGGGACACCACGATCGCGGTGAAGGGCGCGCTGCTCCGGGGATCACGCCTTGATTTTTCCCTCCTGGCAAGCGCCACAACCAGTGCTCCGGCGCAGCAAGGCCGAACCGGAATATCGTCCATCAGCCCCACCGTTCTCGCCGCCGGGTCCGTGGATTTGAGCCCCATCCATTTCCATTTGAATCTGGGCACGTATTGGGACCGCTCGGCCAAATCCCTCGACCGTGATATCCGAACGCTGACGCGCCCGTTCCGTTTCGCCCAGGGGTCCTATGTTGAAAGCAGCTGGCTGATGGGTGTCGGCGCGGAGGCGCGATTCAAACCCATCTCCGCCTTCGTCGATCTTTTCACCTTTCAGGACTTCGACGGGAAATCTCTCGGCAGCTCGTTTGCCGACGACACTTCGGATCGCCTGGCCAGGGAGAGGATCGGCTTTGCCGAAAATCCGATCTGGCTTACCCCCGGAGTGAGAGTTCCGTTGGCGAGTCGATGGCAGGTGGAAGCCGCGGCGGACCTGGGCTTTCTCAGCGGCGATTTTCCAGGGCCTGAAGATCAGGAAATTCTTCCTCCCTGGCGGGCCATCGTGGCTCTCGCGTATTTCACCGGGATGCCGGAAGCCGCCGCCCGGTCACGCGTCGCTGCGGATGGCCGGGGAGGGGAAGTGCGGGGCGCCGTGGTGGATGCCGCCACCGGAGAGGCCATCGAAGGCGCAGCCGTTTTCGTAAGCGGAGATCCCGATGCGCGGGTCACGATCCCTGGCGGCCACTTCGAAGCCGGTCCACTCTCCCCCGGTAAGCACTCGCTCAAGGCCGAATATGATGGCTACGAACCGGCTGAGAAAACGGTGGAGGTGAGCGAAGGCCAGAAACTGCAAATCACACTGGCGCTGGAGAAGCCGAAAACAAAGCCCGTTGAGGTGGCGGCGGTTCAAGAAATTGCGCCGGAGCCCGTGAAGTCGGAGCCTGAACCGGCCGAGGAAGCCGCTCAGAATCCGCCCGTTGAAATCGCCCGGCTGGAACCAAGGCCGTCGGAATCCGCCGGCAATTCCATCTTTCTCACCGAGAAAATACCGTTCAAGTTCGATCGCGCCGCCATCGATCCAAGTTACTACTCGGTGCTGGACGAGCTGGCGCGTCAACTCGCAGAGCACCCGGACGTCATCCTCCGGGTGGTGGGCCATACCGATGAGACCGGATCATCGGGATTGAACAAGTGGGTCTCCCTCCAAAGGGCGGTGGCGATTGTCGACTACCTGGCCTCAAAAGGCGTCGACCGGAAACGCCTCGTTCCGGTGGCCATGGGCCACCGCCGGCCGATCGCGCCGAATACGGACCGGGTTTCGCGGATGCAGAATCGCCGTGCGGACTTCGATCCCTTCACGCCGGCGCCCTGGCACGTGGAGTTCGGATACGACCAAGTTTCTCTCCCCGAGGGGGCGGCGGCCGTCCTGGATGACATCGTCAACGCGCTGAATGCCAAGCCTGAGTTCAACGTGAACATCACAGGCCACTCGGATTCGCTCGGAACGGTGAGGAGCAACATGCGTGTATCCATGACCCGAGCCAAAGCGGCGGCCAACGGACTTTCCAAGCGCGGCGTTCCCGAATCGCGCATGAAAGTCACCGGAATGGGCGATCTTGAGCCCGTCTCTTCCAACGCGGATGCGGCCGGCCGCTCCCTGAACCGCCGCGTCGATTTCCACCTCTATCAGCCTCAACCCACCCTCGACAAAATCACCACCAACTGA
- the rnc gene encoding ribonuclease III has protein sequence MDDERRRLLGDLESVMEYRFKEIGFLEIALTHKSFVEEIRDTNIPDSEAGIPHYENLEFLGDAVLQLAMTHIIMGRFPYAAEGVLSKLRSQLVSEDSLYERSLALDLGRFLQLGRGEEATQGRAKKSILADIYESVMGAVYLDGGFAEAFRLIERHFGAWLTQLPENLRVEAFSRDFKSLLQELCQKRWKTIPVYSTVAQWGPDHDKCFRISVSVNGRLLGEGEGKSKKSAEQIAAEAAIAAIKDQAQSE, from the coding sequence ATGGACGACGAACGCCGCCGCCTCCTTGGAGATCTGGAATCGGTCATGGAGTACCGGTTCAAGGAGATCGGCTTTCTGGAAATCGCTCTCACACATAAATCGTTTGTGGAGGAAATACGCGATACCAACATTCCGGATTCTGAGGCGGGGATTCCCCACTACGAAAATCTCGAATTCCTGGGGGACGCCGTGCTCCAGCTCGCGATGACGCACATCATCATGGGTCGGTTCCCCTATGCGGCAGAAGGCGTGCTGTCCAAGCTGCGGTCGCAACTGGTGAGCGAGGACAGTCTTTACGAGAGATCACTCGCGTTGGACCTTGGGCGGTTCCTTCAGCTCGGACGGGGCGAAGAGGCCACGCAGGGCCGCGCCAAGAAATCCATCCTGGCGGACATCTATGAGAGCGTCATGGGAGCCGTCTACCTGGATGGCGGTTTCGCGGAGGCCTTCCGGCTGATTGAGCGGCACTTCGGAGCGTGGCTCACCCAACTCCCCGAGAACCTGCGCGTGGAAGCTTTCAGCCGCGATTTCAAATCGCTCCTCCAAGAGCTGTGCCAGAAACGCTGGAAAACGATCCCGGTGTATTCGACGGTTGCGCAGTGGGGGCCGGACCATGACAAATGTTTCCGAATATCCGTGAGCGTCAACGGACGGCTGCTGGGCGAGGGTGAGGGAAAGAGCAAGAAGTCGGCCGAGCAGATCGCGGCCGAGGCCGCGATCGCGGCCATCAAGGATCAGGCGCAGAGCGAATGA